One Falsihalocynthiibacter arcticus DNA segment encodes these proteins:
- a CDS encoding c-type cytochrome has protein sequence MKTTPILASIVVGFTAIAAFAHGGATGIVKERMDAMDAMGKAVKSVAPMMQGTTAYDAETVKQAAALFLQHSGEAMISLFPEGTGHAPSAAKASVWSDWDEFSELAERLGASAEGLAKAADNGLMMGGNTSKSASDMMGGGGMMGSAPATNMSVAQIAAMPADQAFTIVSQVCTACHTKYRSENK, from the coding sequence ATGAAAACAACACCAATATTAGCGTCCATAGTCGTAGGATTTACTGCCATTGCCGCCTTTGCGCACGGCGGCGCGACGGGGATCGTAAAAGAGCGTATGGATGCCATGGATGCGATGGGTAAGGCAGTCAAATCTGTCGCTCCCATGATGCAGGGAACAACGGCATACGATGCAGAGACAGTCAAACAAGCGGCGGCGCTTTTCTTGCAGCATTCTGGCGAAGCGATGATCTCGTTGTTTCCGGAGGGGACGGGGCATGCGCCCTCTGCGGCCAAGGCGAGCGTCTGGTCAGATTGGGACGAATTCTCCGAACTTGCCGAGCGGCTTGGCGCGTCAGCAGAGGGTTTGGCCAAGGCTGCGGACAATGGACTTATGATGGGCGGCAATACAAGTAAATCCGCAAGCGATATGATGGGCGGCGGTGGTATGATGGGGTCTGCGCCTGCAACCAACATGTCCGTCGCACAGATCGCGGCGATGCCAGCCGATCAAGCCTTCACGATTGTTTCTCAAGTATGCACTGCGTGCCATACAAAATACCGCTCCGAGAATAAATAA
- a CDS encoding c-type cytochrome, whose translation MIKSGYLIGGVLLLGVALIGWKVMQSATTPQGHSMAPPDTRAIAEGSPIVEVQLPTELSENASIGKQVFDAKCSTCHGINAAGQNGVAPPLVHKIYEPGHHSDAAFVNAAQNGVGSHHWDFGDMPPVKGLTRAEILYVATYVRELQRENGIN comes from the coding sequence ATGATTAAATCGGGATATCTGATCGGTGGGGTCCTTTTGTTGGGCGTAGCCCTTATTGGCTGGAAGGTCATGCAGTCCGCAACTACCCCACAAGGCCATTCAATGGCGCCTCCAGACACCAGGGCAATCGCTGAAGGATCGCCGATTGTCGAAGTGCAATTGCCAACCGAACTGTCGGAGAATGCGTCAATCGGCAAGCAGGTTTTCGACGCGAAATGCTCGACGTGCCATGGGATAAATGCCGCAGGGCAAAATGGCGTTGCGCCGCCGTTGGTCCACAAGATTTATGAACCGGGACACCATTCCGACGCGGCTTTTGTGAATGCGGCCCAAAATGGGGTGGGATCACATCATTGGGATTTTGGCGACATGCCTCCAGTGAAAGGTTTAACACGCGCGGAAATCCTCTATGTTGCAACTTACGTTCGTGAATTGCAGCGTGAGAACGGGATTAATTGA
- a CDS encoding DUF2933 domain-containing protein, giving the protein MLIPIGGYFLAGGTLTGLGSNLIAFAPIILCVGAHIFMHKVMGKKCHGSKKQNDGKVQTPAILPVVQSAASPIPQVTRR; this is encoded by the coding sequence ATGCTAATCCCAATTGGCGGATATTTTTTGGCAGGTGGAACCCTGACGGGTCTTGGGTCAAATCTAATCGCTTTTGCGCCGATTATCCTGTGTGTTGGCGCGCATATATTCATGCATAAAGTCATGGGCAAAAAGTGCCACGGCTCCAAAAAACAAAACGATGGAAAAGTGCAAACTCCAGCGATATTGCCCGTGGTCCAAAGCGCAGCAAGCCCCATTCCGCAAGTTACTCGGCGCTAA
- the ccmI gene encoding c-type cytochrome biogenesis protein CcmI: protein MIWTLMILLSFLSIGMVLTPLFFGRKSPISEAQATPAVLVDQLEEVDRDSARGLISDVEAQGARQEIKRRILVAARRVHETPSQKGGEGCTLLWVAVLAVPIIAFSYYGIKGSPEISSLVFADRQTERQEEKRVVELTDKLLAELVADPEGGASQGWMLLAQTYYRMGRYEEAISAFETVAQREDATSATWSMLAEAMITAEQGVVTPKALIAIERAVALEPSNPAATFYKARAMEQSGDEAGAHDLLLARLALSDGFAPWMEAFVTQANFIGGPLGRRLISLADYAPMAQFATDENVGPTADDVAAASEMSQEDRTDFIRSMVNRLATRLEDEPDDLEGWLRLANAYTVLDEREQAITAYERAQALLMAISPTDPRIQNVEKALSDLME from the coding sequence ATGATTTGGACTTTGATGATATTGCTGTCTTTCCTTTCGATTGGCATGGTTTTGACGCCACTGTTTTTTGGCAGGAAGTCCCCAATAAGCGAGGCCCAAGCGACCCCCGCGGTTTTGGTGGACCAGCTTGAAGAAGTGGACCGGGATTCTGCGCGCGGATTAATTTCAGACGTTGAGGCACAGGGGGCTCGTCAGGAAATTAAGCGCCGAATTTTGGTGGCCGCACGCAGAGTACACGAGACACCTAGTCAAAAGGGTGGGGAAGGGTGCACTCTCCTTTGGGTCGCGGTTCTGGCCGTTCCAATAATTGCATTTTCCTACTATGGCATCAAAGGGTCGCCAGAGATTTCCAGCCTCGTTTTTGCCGACCGCCAGACGGAACGCCAAGAAGAAAAGCGTGTTGTTGAGCTAACGGATAAGCTTCTGGCCGAATTGGTAGCAGACCCTGAAGGCGGCGCGTCGCAGGGCTGGATGCTTTTGGCGCAAACCTATTACCGGATGGGGCGCTATGAGGAGGCTATCTCCGCTTTTGAAACCGTGGCGCAGCGGGAAGACGCCACCTCCGCGACGTGGTCGATGCTTGCAGAAGCCATGATAACGGCTGAGCAGGGCGTCGTGACTCCGAAGGCGCTCATTGCGATTGAGAGGGCTGTTGCCTTGGAGCCAAGCAATCCGGCGGCCACTTTTTACAAGGCGCGCGCGATGGAGCAAAGCGGCGATGAGGCGGGCGCGCATGATCTTTTACTGGCCCGTCTCGCTTTGTCAGATGGGTTTGCACCTTGGATGGAGGCATTTGTCACTCAAGCCAATTTTATTGGTGGGCCGCTTGGTCGTCGCCTGATTTCTCTAGCGGATTACGCCCCTATGGCGCAATTTGCGACGGATGAAAACGTAGGGCCGACGGCTGATGACGTTGCGGCGGCCAGCGAGATGAGCCAAGAGGATCGCACCGATTTCATTCGCTCAATGGTGAACCGATTAGCCACGCGTTTGGAAGACGAACCAGATGATCTTGAAGGGTGGTTGCGCCTTGCGAATGCTTACACCGTTCTTGATGAGCGTGAGCAAGCTATAACGGCTTACGAGCGGGCACAAGCGTTGCTTATGGCAATATCTCCGACCGATCCGAGGATACAAAACGTTGAAAAGGCGCTGTCTGATTTGATGGAGTAA
- a CDS encoding DsbE family thiol:disulfide interchange protein has protein sequence MKRLIAFTPFFIALVVGGFFLWGLNPDRDPNEVPTVLISQPAPDFDLSPIEGVDVPGLARANLVNSDTPVVVNVFASWCVPCRAEHAVLSKLAQKDGMRLYGINYKDKPKDAARWLNNLGNPYTRIGSDVSGRAGIEWGISGVPETFIIARDGTVVFRFVGPVVGEEATAEFRAALIQAGALKSEES, from the coding sequence ATGAAACGATTGATTGCCTTCACGCCATTTTTCATCGCGCTAGTCGTTGGTGGGTTCTTCCTTTGGGGGCTAAACCCAGACCGTGATCCAAATGAGGTGCCTACCGTGCTCATTTCCCAACCCGCGCCGGATTTTGATTTGTCGCCAATTGAAGGCGTCGATGTGCCCGGATTGGCACGCGCAAATCTCGTAAACTCAGACACGCCTGTTGTGGTCAATGTCTTTGCATCTTGGTGCGTACCCTGTCGCGCGGAACATGCGGTTCTGTCGAAATTGGCGCAAAAGGATGGGATGCGTTTGTATGGCATCAACTACAAAGACAAACCCAAAGACGCGGCGCGCTGGCTGAATAATCTTGGCAATCCTTACACGCGAATCGGGTCGGATGTTTCTGGCCGCGCTGGGATTGAATGGGGGATTTCAGGGGTGCCGGAAACCTTTATAATTGCGCGTGATGGCACTGTGGTTTTCCGGTTTGTTGGACCCGTGGTTGGTGAAGAGGCCACGGCAGAGTTTCGCGCGGCACTCATTCAGGCTGGCGCTCTTAAATCGGAGGAAAGCTGA
- a CDS encoding heme lyase CcmF/NrfE family subunit: protein MIPEIGHFALALAFALALVQSVLPILGANREKLLWMQSARATSLGQLSFIGIAFAALMRSFVTSDFTVLNVVENSHSLKPMLFKIAGTWGSHEGSLLLWVLILSVFGAGVSLFGSNIPEPLKARTLAVQAWISTGFLSFMLLTSNPFDRLFPPPLDGNDLNPLLQDVGLALHPPLLYLGYVGFSIVFSFAVAALLEGRVDAAWARWVRPWTLAAWMCLTAGITLGSWWAYYELGWGGWWFWDPVENVSFMPWLLGTALLHSAIVTEKRDAFKSWTILLAILAFSFSLLGTFVVRSGLLTSVHAFAVDPERGMYILFLLALSIGGSLALFAWRAPLMEPGGLFKPVSREAGLLLNSIILGAATGAILFGTLYPLFLEAVTDEKISVGPPFFNASVVPMMLLLVFVMALGPYLSWKRADLVGILQRLRFVAVLSVLATLTLWYLQNGGPVLAYLSILLAIWLFLATLREWGTRIRLFDVSFAESLHRARNLPRAAHGMTLAHTGLAIAMFGFIGSSAWKVEEIVFVTPGTTIEIAGFDVTFEGMERVRGPNYVADRGTLVVERGGKPITILYPERRSYPVAQSTTTESAIRSTLAGDLYASISTPLSETSEQSGALTLRILYEPLVNFIWIGMGFLILGGGFSLSDRRLRVGAPRSRKTLPVATAPAE from the coding sequence ATGATACCCGAGATCGGCCACTTCGCTTTGGCACTCGCCTTCGCCCTCGCGCTTGTTCAAAGTGTGCTCCCAATCCTTGGGGCCAATCGTGAAAAGCTCCTTTGGATGCAATCCGCGCGGGCTACATCGCTTGGGCAACTCAGCTTTATTGGCATTGCCTTTGCCGCCTTAATGCGCAGTTTTGTAACCAGTGATTTTACGGTTTTAAACGTGGTCGAAAATTCTCATTCGCTCAAACCGATGCTGTTTAAAATTGCGGGGACATGGGGCAGTCACGAAGGGTCTCTTTTGCTGTGGGTCTTGATCCTCTCCGTTTTTGGCGCCGGCGTTTCGCTCTTTGGCAGCAATATCCCAGAGCCGCTCAAAGCGCGGACACTGGCGGTGCAGGCTTGGATCAGCACGGGGTTCCTCTCGTTTATGTTGCTGACCTCAAACCCCTTCGACCGCCTTTTCCCACCACCTTTGGATGGGAATGACCTTAACCCGCTGCTTCAAGATGTAGGCCTCGCGTTGCATCCGCCATTGCTTTACTTGGGCTATGTTGGCTTCTCTATTGTCTTTTCGTTTGCCGTTGCGGCCCTGCTCGAGGGACGCGTTGACGCGGCTTGGGCGCGATGGGTCCGCCCATGGACTTTGGCCGCGTGGATGTGTTTGACCGCAGGGATCACTTTGGGCTCATGGTGGGCCTACTATGAACTCGGTTGGGGTGGCTGGTGGTTCTGGGATCCAGTTGAAAATGTTAGCTTCATGCCGTGGCTGTTGGGCACCGCGTTATTGCATTCGGCCATCGTCACCGAAAAGCGGGACGCCTTCAAAAGTTGGACCATTCTACTCGCAATTCTGGCCTTTTCCTTCTCGCTTTTGGGCACATTCGTCGTGCGGTCGGGGCTTTTGACATCGGTACATGCTTTCGCCGTCGATCCCGAACGAGGGATGTATATTTTATTTCTGCTGGCGCTTTCAATTGGCGGCTCCTTGGCCCTGTTTGCGTGGCGTGCGCCACTGATGGAACCGGGTGGATTGTTTAAACCCGTGAGCCGCGAAGCGGGGCTATTGCTCAACAGTATCATCCTTGGTGCGGCCACTGGAGCAATTCTGTTTGGCACACTTTACCCTCTATTTCTCGAAGCGGTGACAGATGAGAAAATCTCTGTCGGACCGCCGTTTTTCAATGCGTCCGTTGTGCCTATGATGCTGTTGCTGGTTTTTGTAATGGCTCTCGGGCCCTATCTCTCATGGAAACGCGCGGACTTAGTGGGCATTCTACAACGTTTGCGTTTTGTGGCAGTGCTCTCGGTTCTTGCCACGCTCACGCTCTGGTATTTGCAAAACGGCGGACCAGTTTTGGCCTATTTGTCGATCCTTTTGGCAATTTGGCTGTTCTTGGCGACCCTACGCGAATGGGGCACGCGCATCCGCCTCTTTGACGTATCTTTCGCGGAGTCTCTGCACCGCGCGCGCAATTTACCACGGGCTGCACATGGAATGACGCTTGCCCATACGGGACTCGCGATTGCGATGTTTGGCTTCATTGGGTCTAGCGCGTGGAAAGTAGAAGAAATCGTCTTTGTTACCCCTGGAACGACCATTGAGATTGCGGGATTTGATGTGACATTTGAGGGTATGGAACGGGTCCGTGGACCCAATTACGTCGCGGATCGCGGTACTCTCGTGGTGGAACGTGGTGGCAAGCCAATTACCATTCTTTACCCTGAGCGGCGTAGCTACCCAGTGGCGCAAAGCACCACGACGGAAAGCGCAATACGCTCGACTCTTGCGGGTGATCTTTATGCTTCAATTTCGACCCCCCTCTCCGAGACGTCGGAACAGAGTGGCGCGCTGACATTGCGTATTCTCTATGAACCCCTGGTGAATTTTATCTGGATAGGTATGGGATTCCTCATCCTTGGAGGCGGCTTTTCCTTGTCTGATCGGCGCCTGCGTGTGGGGGCCCCTAGGTCGCGTAAAACCCTTCCAGTCGCAACAGCCCCAGCGGAGTAA
- a CDS encoding response regulator, with amino-acid sequence MMNPPHILVVDDHLQIRESVTRFLIKNGLRATPAKDAKDMDSKLAMGHFDLIVLDVMMPGESGLSVCQRLSGEQKIPIILLTALGDDTDRIVGLEIGADDYISKPFNPRELLARIKAVLRRAAQPERVIGDFASKKIRFAHLVLDADRQVLLSEGQEEIALTSADFKLLVVLLERPRVVLSRDQLLDLAAGRSGGPLDRTIDNQISRLRRKIEIDVLRPKIIRTIRNGGYCLSVDVEVFGG; translated from the coding sequence ATGATGAACCCGCCACATATTCTCGTCGTAGACGACCACCTGCAAATCCGTGAAAGCGTGACCCGTTTTTTGATTAAAAATGGACTGCGGGCCACCCCAGCTAAGGATGCAAAGGACATGGATTCCAAGCTGGCGATGGGGCATTTTGACCTTATCGTTTTGGATGTCATGATGCCTGGCGAAAGCGGTCTATCGGTCTGTCAGCGCCTTTCTGGAGAGCAAAAAATACCCATCATTTTGTTGACGGCGTTGGGCGACGATACGGACCGTATTGTCGGCCTCGAAATCGGTGCAGACGACTATATTTCTAAGCCGTTTAACCCGCGCGAACTTCTGGCACGTATTAAAGCTGTGCTGCGTCGTGCGGCACAACCCGAGAGGGTGATTGGTGATTTTGCGAGTAAGAAAATACGTTTTGCACACTTAGTTCTGGATGCCGACCGGCAGGTTTTGTTGAGCGAAGGTCAGGAAGAAATTGCCCTAACAAGCGCGGATTTCAAATTGCTGGTCGTGCTGCTCGAACGCCCCCGCGTTGTTCTGAGTCGGGATCAGCTTTTGGACTTAGCGGCGGGCCGGTCTGGAGGGCCCCTTGATCGTACAATTGACAACCAAATCAGTCGATTGCGGCGCAAAATTGAAATAGACGTCCTGCGCCCTAAAATCATCAGGACCATTCGCAATGGTGGATACTGCCTGTCGGTTGATGTTGAGGTTTTTGGCGGATGA
- a CDS encoding rhodanese-like domain-containing protein, whose amino-acid sequence MQLNRRTLLGFIAALPAATFAPITFAQNREVWSVSEAYEALQLDEILLLDIRSPQEWAETGVAQGAWPVSLHEEGFSERLMAARTLAQDRPVALICATGGRSGAVYKNLKAAGYENFIDVSEGMHGSSAGAGWINTGLPIVTIEEAQAALPDDLL is encoded by the coding sequence ATGCAACTGAACCGTAGAACATTGCTCGGCTTCATCGCAGCTCTCCCCGCAGCAACTTTCGCCCCGATTACTTTCGCCCAAAACCGTGAGGTTTGGTCGGTGAGTGAGGCCTATGAGGCCCTGCAACTGGATGAAATTCTTCTGTTGGATATCCGCTCGCCTCAGGAATGGGCCGAGACAGGCGTGGCACAGGGTGCGTGGCCTGTGAGCCTGCATGAGGAAGGGTTTTCGGAGCGACTTATGGCGGCGCGAACGCTTGCCCAAGACCGGCCCGTTGCGCTGATCTGTGCGACGGGGGGACGCTCAGGGGCCGTTTATAAGAACCTGAAAGCGGCTGGATACGAAAATTTCATTGATGTTTCCGAAGGAATGCATGGTTCAAGTGCCGGCGCCGGATGGATCAATACGGGTCTGCCAATTGTGACGATTGAAGAGGCGCAGGCCGCCCTTCCCGACGATCTGCTCTAA
- a CDS encoding multicopper oxidase domain-containing protein, with translation MKRRTLLGGIAASTAVVGFPNLSISQEAPKRLVMPPLMDATTTRRVRLEAQKGRTLFKGSSRADTWGFNQPFLGPTLRMATGQTTVTEVTNSLNEPISVHWHGLLVPGSVDGGPHQPIAPQATWTPEISLTQPTATAWYHSHIHGATAKQVQMGLAGVLQISDGQDDARELPSTYGVDDLTLVIQDRRFSHNGQMDLSIGMAEQMTGFLGDTMLINGQIGATAVVPRGVVRLRLLNGSNARIYTLALSDNRPMHLVATDSGLLDQPIALTSLRIAPGERYEVLVDFSNERTVTLLSAQNPNTGMMGGGNQSNGSFPVFPFSVDASLPTRITRLPTALGGSRPTADASNAKWRRFSLDMSMGMGMMFRQSDRRFSINGAPFDMKRIDFNVDLGAVERWTISADTMMHPFHVHGAMFQVLTENGQPPQPQNTGWKDTVLVNGSVDLLIRFDHPASEKTPFMYHCHILEHEDGGMMGQFTVG, from the coding sequence TTGAAACGTCGAACCCTTCTAGGCGGTATCGCAGCAAGCACCGCAGTTGTGGGCTTTCCGAATTTATCCATTAGTCAGGAAGCTCCCAAACGTCTCGTCATGCCCCCACTTATGGATGCAACGACGACAAGACGGGTTCGGTTGGAGGCGCAAAAGGGGCGAACTTTGTTTAAAGGTTCGTCCCGCGCTGACACATGGGGATTTAACCAACCCTTCCTTGGACCGACCCTGCGTATGGCGACAGGGCAAACAACGGTCACAGAGGTTACAAACAGTTTGAATGAGCCGATTTCGGTGCATTGGCATGGGCTTCTCGTGCCCGGGAGCGTCGATGGGGGGCCTCATCAACCCATCGCACCGCAGGCAACGTGGACACCAGAAATCTCCCTGACCCAACCCACCGCCACAGCTTGGTATCACTCCCACATTCATGGTGCGACGGCCAAACAGGTTCAGATGGGATTGGCAGGCGTGTTGCAAATCTCGGACGGCCAAGATGACGCCCGAGAACTCCCGTCAACTTACGGGGTGGATGACCTGACTCTCGTAATTCAGGATCGCCGTTTTTCGCACAATGGCCAAATGGATTTGTCCATCGGGATGGCCGAACAGATGACCGGTTTTCTTGGGGATACGATGTTGATCAACGGACAAATCGGCGCGACTGCGGTTGTGCCGCGCGGAGTGGTGCGCCTGCGACTTTTGAACGGATCGAACGCTCGGATTTATACGCTGGCCTTATCCGACAATCGGCCGATGCATCTCGTTGCGACAGATAGTGGGCTCCTAGATCAACCCATCGCCCTCACGAGCCTCAGGATTGCACCGGGGGAACGGTATGAAGTGTTGGTTGATTTTTCCAACGAACGCACGGTGACACTCCTTTCGGCGCAAAATCCGAACACGGGCATGATGGGGGGTGGGAACCAAAGCAATGGCAGCTTCCCTGTGTTTCCTTTTAGCGTCGATGCATCCCTTCCTACACGGATAACGCGCCTTCCCACGGCCCTTGGTGGTAGCCGCCCAACCGCCGATGCCTCCAACGCGAAATGGCGTCGCTTTTCCCTCGATATGTCGATGGGCATGGGTATGATGTTTCGCCAATCGGACCGGCGCTTTTCCATCAACGGGGCACCGTTTGACATGAAGCGCATCGATTTCAACGTCGACCTTGGCGCAGTGGAACGTTGGACAATTTCAGCCGACACGATGATGCACCCGTTTCACGTTCACGGAGCCATGTTTCAAGTCCTCACGGAAAACGGTCAGCCGCCTCAACCTCAAAACACTGGATGGAAAGACACAGTTTTGGTCAACGGGTCTGTCGATCTCTTGATCAGGTTTGATCACCCTGCCTCAGAAAAAACCCCATTTATGTATCACTGCCACATCCTCGAACATGAAGATGGTGGAATGATGGGACAATTCACAGTTGGTTGA
- a CDS encoding TVP38/TMEM64 family protein — MLSFKPIKTKPFAVAVFAALALVAVLLWFFGVPALPDAEEMTAWIKNLGVLGPLAIIGLMTLAVVASPIPSAPIAVAAGAAYGKMAGMIYVAIGAETGAVLAFLIARHLGQDAVERFLGKKAGKGLLGSQNALTFAVFFSRLLPFVSFDVMSYAAGLSRLHLWRFLLATFAGILPASFALAFIGAEAVEGNSKWIMSVILGLGLLTGVPLLLAFLRRRTALEDSEGTDE; from the coding sequence ATGCTCAGCTTCAAGCCCATCAAAACAAAACCCTTTGCCGTTGCGGTTTTCGCCGCTTTGGCACTCGTCGCAGTCTTACTTTGGTTTTTTGGGGTGCCTGCTTTGCCTGACGCAGAGGAAATGACCGCATGGATCAAAAATCTGGGAGTTCTAGGCCCACTCGCCATCATTGGGCTGATGACCCTCGCGGTTGTCGCCAGCCCAATCCCCAGCGCCCCAATCGCCGTTGCCGCAGGGGCCGCTTACGGCAAGATGGCGGGTATGATCTATGTGGCAATTGGTGCGGAAACGGGGGCAGTTCTCGCGTTTCTCATTGCGCGTCATCTTGGCCAAGACGCTGTTGAGCGATTCCTTGGCAAAAAGGCTGGAAAAGGCCTTTTGGGTTCGCAGAACGCACTGACGTTTGCGGTATTCTTCAGCCGACTACTCCCCTTCGTCTCCTTTGATGTAATGAGCTATGCCGCCGGTCTCAGCCGCTTACATCTCTGGCGTTTCCTGCTCGCAACCTTCGCCGGTATTCTGCCTGCAAGCTTTGCCTTGGCCTTTATCGGAGCCGAGGCCGTGGAGGGCAATTCAAAGTGGATCATGAGCGTGATTTTGGGACTAGGTCTACTGACAGGCGTGCCACTTTTACTTGCGTTTCTCCGACGCAGAACGGCCCTTGAAGACAGTGAAGGCACCGATGAATAG
- a CDS encoding HupE/UreJ family protein, with product MIGRASFGRQIALIFLLFLAVILSWTGTARAHDVRPAYLQIEPLGPDLYTLLWRTPVLSGVPLPVVLDLPENAIALSEPTQQHMPGTTVERRAIEVPGGLAGKRIGFIGLEATITDVLVRISDGKGGYATTLVRPSNPWVELDPNLSSWAIAVTYIKQGIEHILLGFDHLLFVASLLLILRNWKMVVKTITSFTVAHSITLALATLGLVHLPSGPVEIMIAASIVLVAIEAVRFTRGETSITIARPWLVAFVFGLLHGFGFAGALAELGLPKGDIPLALLSFNVGVELGQLAFVAVVLGAIALVKQLVTIPRRALLFSCYSIGIISTFWVFERLYFTFI from the coding sequence ATGATAGGTCGCGCCTCATTTGGACGCCAGATCGCACTCATTTTCCTCCTGTTCTTAGCCGTTATTCTGAGCTGGACGGGGACAGCGAGGGCCCACGATGTTCGCCCAGCTTACCTACAGATCGAACCCCTCGGACCCGACCTTTATACGCTCCTTTGGCGGACGCCGGTCTTGTCCGGCGTGCCGCTGCCGGTTGTGTTAGACCTTCCCGAGAATGCCATAGCCTTATCAGAACCCACACAGCAACATATGCCCGGAACCACAGTTGAGCGCCGCGCCATCGAGGTTCCAGGAGGGCTGGCGGGGAAACGTATCGGCTTTATCGGGCTTGAGGCGACAATCACTGATGTACTGGTTCGGATCAGTGACGGGAAAGGCGGCTACGCAACCACACTCGTGCGGCCGTCGAACCCATGGGTCGAATTGGACCCGAACCTAAGCTCTTGGGCGATTGCGGTAACTTATATAAAACAGGGGATTGAACACATCCTGCTGGGCTTTGACCATCTGTTGTTCGTGGCATCATTGCTGTTGATCCTGCGGAACTGGAAGATGGTGGTTAAGACCATCACATCCTTTACGGTTGCCCATTCCATCACGCTTGCGTTGGCTACTTTGGGGCTTGTGCATCTGCCGTCTGGACCCGTTGAGATCATGATTGCCGCAAGCATCGTCCTCGTCGCAATCGAGGCCGTCCGGTTTACGCGCGGAGAAACCAGTATTACGATTGCGCGCCCTTGGCTGGTGGCTTTTGTATTCGGCTTGCTGCACGGTTTTGGCTTCGCGGGAGCATTGGCCGAACTTGGTTTGCCAAAGGGAGATATTCCGCTGGCGCTGCTGTCCTTCAATGTCGGCGTTGAATTAGGTCAGTTGGCATTCGTCGCCGTGGTCCTTGGGGCTATCGCATTGGTCAAACAATTGGTTACGATCCCACGTCGCGCACTTTTATTCTCTTGTTATTCGATTGGAATCATTTCGACGTTCTGGGTTTTTGAGCGCCTCTATTTCACTTTCATCTAA
- a CDS encoding peptidyl-prolyl cis-trans isomerase: protein MTSNNHPDQGTFAKLLRDPFVHFALGGLVVFAAWYAFKEDEVLSRTDDMVIEITEGDLRQIGVVMMSQGRDLPSPDQMRELAHQEALQRVLAREAIALGLDQNDEIISRRLAQKMDFLLTDLAALTEPTADELKEWYADNADLFALPPRVSFSHLYFSQDERGLEGAKTAAEGLLPDLANTNPYDPDLKGAADRFMFHDYYGGRAPDDIAREFGPSFAQEVFALPSGSWQGPIRSGYGWHLVWVDTLEQGNTAPFETVEDDVRAAWLQDRYLEIRDRAYDEMLSRYEIVMADPESVSYSPAQGGDNGAFGQ from the coding sequence ATGACCAGTAATAATCACCCCGATCAAGGCACGTTCGCAAAACTCCTTCGCGACCCGTTCGTTCATTTCGCCCTTGGTGGACTGGTTGTGTTTGCAGCTTGGTACGCGTTCAAAGAAGACGAGGTTTTGTCGCGAACTGATGACATGGTGATCGAGATTACAGAGGGGGACTTGCGCCAAATTGGTGTGGTTATGATGTCGCAAGGGCGCGATCTTCCTTCTCCCGATCAGATGCGTGAATTAGCGCACCAAGAAGCCCTCCAGCGTGTCCTTGCGCGGGAAGCCATTGCGCTTGGCCTCGACCAAAACGACGAGATCATCTCGCGGCGTTTGGCCCAGAAAATGGATTTCCTTCTGACCGACCTCGCAGCCCTGACTGAGCCAACCGCCGATGAATTGAAGGAGTGGTATGCAGACAACGCAGACTTGTTTGCATTGCCGCCGCGCGTGAGTTTTAGTCATTTGTATTTCTCGCAAGACGAGCGTGGGCTTGAGGGGGCAAAAACCGCAGCAGAAGGTTTGCTTCCAGACTTGGCGAACACTAACCCCTACGATCCTGATCTCAAAGGTGCCGCTGACCGCTTTATGTTCCACGACTATTACGGTGGACGCGCGCCTGACGATATTGCCCGTGAATTCGGCCCCAGCTTTGCGCAGGAGGTCTTCGCGCTGCCATCTGGAAGTTGGCAGGGGCCGATCCGTTCTGGGTATGGTTGGCACCTCGTTTGGGTCGATACTTTAGAGCAAGGCAACACAGCCCCCTTTGAAACTGTAGAGGACGACGTGCGCGCAGCTTGGCTCCAAGATCGCTATCTTGAAATCCGTGATCGGGCCTATGACGAGATGTTGTCACGCTATGAAATCGTAATGGCGGATCCAGAAAGCGTCTCATACTCACCCGCACAGGGTGGTGATAACGGGGCCTTCGGACAATGA